A single genomic interval of Gossypium raimondii isolate GPD5lz chromosome 11, ASM2569854v1, whole genome shotgun sequence harbors:
- the LOC105803636 gene encoding conserved oligomeric Golgi complex subunit 2, translated as MPDQIPSPAPRSATDLFSDPLDSHPMWFKPSLFLSPDFDSESYIAELRTFVPFDTLRSELQAHLSSLNHELIDLINRDYADFVNLSTKLVDVDSAVLRMRAPLLELRDKIQGFRGAVEGSLTSLKNGLSQRAEAAAAREVLELLLDTFHVVSKVEKLIKELPSVSSDWSNGDVNSMQKSNALSSQHVENGTTNLRETQSMLLERIASEMNRLNFYIAHAQNLPFIQNIEKRIQSASQLLNASLGHCFVDGLEHRDVNAIYNCLRAYAAVDNNGNAEEIFRTTIVAPFIQNVIPHGSSGGVVAASGDELENDYLQIKKHVKNDFKFLLEVASAENSGLHVFDFLANSILKEVLEAIQKGKPGAFSPGRPKEFLKNYKASLDFLAYIEGYCPTSAAVARFRAAPSYVEFMKQWNVGVYFSLRFQEIAGALDSALTAPGLVLVQNSDSGEEYSLNLTLKQSVTLLDSLRSCWNEEVLVLSCSDKFLRLSLQLLSRYSNWLSSGLAARKKGSAGSNPGCEWALSAAPDDFVYVIHDINCLGKEISGAYLDHVLRVLSSCSTEVLDLVKQSILHCGKSLDDLLPLVISTIKEALVQKSVEDLRQLKGITATYRMTNKPLPVRHSPYVAGVLRPLKTFLDGEQATKYLTNDARNSLLLGAATDITIRYYELAADLVSVARKTESSLQRIRQGAQRRAGASSDVLDHNVSDTDKICMQLFLDIQEYGRNLAVLGVEAADIDAYRSLWQCVAPADRQDEIKF; from the exons ATGCCGGATCAAATCCCATCTCCAGCCCCTAGATCCGCCACGGATCTCTTCTCTGACCCGCTCGACTCTCACCCGATGTGGTTCAAGCCCTCTCTCTTCCTTTCACCTGACTTCGACTCAGAATCCTACATTGCGGAGCTCCGAACCTTTGTCCCTTTTGACACCCTCCGATCTGAGCTCCAGGCTCATCTCTCGTCTCTCAACCATGAACTAATTGATCTCATCAACCGTGATTACGCCGACTTTGTAAACCTCTCCACCAAACTGGTTGATGTGGACTCTGCGGTGCTTCGTATGCGTGCTCCGCTTCTTGAACTCCGTGACAAGATCCAAGGCTTTAGGGGAGCTGTTGAGGGCTCGCTTACTTCTTTGAAGAATGGACTGAGCCAACGAGCAGAGGCTGCTGCTGCCAGAGAGGTGCTGGAGTTGCTGCTGGACACTTTTCATGTTGTTTCTAAG GTTGAAAAGCTTATAAAGGAGCTTCCTAGTGTGTCTTCGGATTGGTCAAATGGGGATGTCAATTCAATGCAAAAGAGTAATGCTTTGAGCTCACAACATGTTGAGAATGGAACAACAAATCTCAGAGAGACCCAAAGCATGCTTCTGGAGAGAATTGCCAGCGAGATGAATCGCCTCAACTTTTATATTGCTCATGCACAG AACCTGCCTTTTATTCAGAATATTGAAAAGAGGATTCAGAGTGCTAGCCAACTATTAAATGCAAGCTTGGGACACTGTTTTGTTGATGGGCTGGAACACAGGGATGTCAATGCAATTTATAATTGCTTACGTGCTTATGCTGCTGTTGATAACAATGGTAATGCAGAAGAAATTTTTCGCACGACCATCGTGGCTCCATTTATACAAAATGTTATCCCACATGGATCCTCTGGGGGAGTTGTTGCGGCATCTGGGGATGAACTTGAGAATGATTATCTGCAAATTAAGAAACATGTTAAGAATGATTTCAAATTCTTACTGGAAGTTGCTTCTGCAG AAAATTCAGGATTACATGTATTTGACTTCCTGGCAAATTCAATTCTGAAAGAGGTCCTTGAAGCCATCCAAAAGGGAAAACCTGGTGCTTTTTCTCCAGGAAGACCTAAAGAATTCCTCAAAAACTACAAAGCAAGCCTAGATTTCTTGGCCTATATTGAAG GCTATTGCCCAACTAGTGCTGCTGTTGCCCGATTTCGAGCCGCACCTTCTTATGTTGAGTTCATGAAGCAGTGGAATGTTGGTGTTTATTTCTCGTTAAG GTTTCAAGAAATAGCTGGTGCACTGGACTCTGCACTTACAGCCCCCGGTCTTGTTCTTGTCCAGAATTCAGATTCTGGTGAAGAATATTCCCTGAACCTAACGCTTAAACAAAGTGTTACCCTCTTGGATAGCTTGAGATCCTGCTGGAATGAAGAAGTTCTTGTCCTTTCTTGTTCTGACAAGTTTCTTCGCTTGTCCCTGCAGCTGCTCTCAAG ATACTCAAATTGGTTGTCTTCTGGATTGGCTGCTCGGAAGAAGGGTAGTGCTGGCTCCAACCCTGGATGTGAGTGGGCTCTTTCAGCTGCTCCAGACGATTTTGTTTAT GTTATTCATGACATAAATTGTCTGGGCAAGGAAATTTCTGGTGCTTACCTGGATCATGTACTTAGAGTTCTATCTTCATGTTCCACTGAAGTCCTTGACCTTGTAAAGCAGAGCATTTTGCACTGTGGAAAATCATTGGATGATTTGTTACCCTTAGTTATCAGCACAATTAAAGAGGCTTTAGTTCAGAAGTCTGTTGAG GACTTGAGACAGCTGAAAGGAATAACTGCAACTTACAGGATGACAAACAAACCTCTTCCTGTCAGGCATTCGCCTTATGTAGCAGGGGTATTGCGCCCATTGAAG ACTTTCTTGGATGGTGAACAAGCTACAAAGTATTTGACCAACGATGCGAGGAATAGTCTACTGCTAGGTGCTGCAACAGACATAACTATTCGCTATTATGAATTAGCTGCTGACCTCGTCAGTGTG GCAAGGAAGACAGAGTCATCACTTCAAAGAATAAGACAAGGCGCACAAAGACGAGCTGGGGCAAGCTCAGATGTCTTGGATCATAATGTGTCTGATACTGACAAAATTTGCATGCAattgtttcttgatattcag GAGTATGGGCGGAACCTTGCTGTCTTGGGAGTGGAAGCTGCTGATATTGATGCATACCGATCCTTATGGCAGTGCGTTGCACCTGCTGATAGGCAGGATGAGATCAAGTTTTAA
- the LOC105803635 gene encoding uncharacterized protein LOC105803635, translating into MKEQEMADTQLIRKIAKIVDEAKASNATHLRKLKELSAVRSKSPSVHQFSVAFTKTLTPLFQILKRTATVERVVRFVSAFSSARDPNDTSASDEFLEEFLKFLLVGATAANKTARFRACQIISEIILRLPDDSEVSDELWDEVIELMKFRVVDKVPLIRTLAVRALSRFVNDSENSDILDLFLEVLPLEQNSEVRKTIVLSLPPSNATSQVIIDCTMDVSESVRKAAYCVIANKFPLQSLSIKHRTAILQRGLADRSLAVSKECLKLMTDQWLVKCCNGDPVQLLKYLDVETYESVGESVMESLLKADLVKLHKVESIQQYILRTSANEGSEGDSADCSVSIKLMEPEVSLYWRMVCKHLQMEAQGKGSDAAATMGTEAAIYAAEASDNNDLLDRILPETVSDYIDLVKAHIDAGVNYHFASRQLLLLGEMLDFSDATIRKIASSFVQDLLHMPLEHEVDDEGNKVAIGDGINLGGDRDWAIAVARLARKVHSAAGEFEEVILGVVQELARPCRERTADFINWMHCLAVTGLLLENAKSFHWAVEPTELLQSLLLPGAKHVHLDVQRVSVRCLGLFGLLENKPSEELIKQLRISYVKGPSPISTVACKALFDIGMWHGPQEVDRALGLNLSSQLEVDAMPSDPVNFSETDGASNMKLVDLLYAGFTTDNRARALENDENESVQAVLGEGFAKILLLSEKYPSIPASSHPLLLSKLISLYFSNESKDLQRLKQCLSVFFEHYASLSENHKKRLSKAFIPVMRSMWPGIDDNPGGSSYTVSNMRKRAIQASRFMLQMMQTPLYAKGTEAEDDNGCNGSPEIIDGPSQPSVECGEEGLAIRIATEVLRFPAKKTSAERSYVAALCRILASLHFCLSEQVPVKIMRRLLSRVCESVLSEKDILKELKLMAERLEGLDRNPDQDLSEDEVKYIFGKLELEFNLDVDGSTAVPQTPAPCSARPNRSRRRVRREEVSSGEENSPPCVKSVVPSNGGTIGPRSQRASKTAAMTKITRSKAVRIEEEGFHEDDDEDSEVTAEDSDESDELTE; encoded by the exons ATGAAAGAGCAGGAAATGGCAGACACACAATTGATTCGCAAAATTGCCAAAATCGTGGACGAAGCTAAAGCATCTAACGCCACCCATCTCCGGAAGCTGAAGGAGCTCTCAGCCGTCCGTTCGAAATCCCCTTCCGTTCATCAATTCTCTGTCGCCTTCACCAAGACACTGACCCCTCTCTTTCAAATTCTAAAGCGAACCGCCACCGTGGAACGCGTTGTGCGCTTTGTTTCAGCATTTTCCAGCGCCCGAGATCCCAACGACACTTCCGCTAGTGATGAGTTCTTGGAGGAATTTTTGAAGTTCCTTTTGGTTGGGGCTACTGCAGCTAATAAAACCGCACGATTTAGGGCTTGCCAAATCATTTCCGAG aTAATATTACGGCTGCCCGATGACTCAGAAGTGAGCGATGAACTATGGGATGAGGTGATAGAGTTAATGAAATTTCGGGTGGTGGACAAGGTTCCGTTAATTCGTACACTTGCAGTCAGGGCGCTTTCACGATTTGTAAATGATTCTGAAAATAGCGACATTCTTGATTTATTTCTCGAAGTCCTTCCATTGGAGCAGAACTCG GAGGTTCGGAAGACCATTGTGTTATCTTTGCCTCCTTCAAATGCAACTTCCCAAGTAATCATAGATTGTACAATGGATGTAAGTGAGTCGGTCCGCAAAGCAGCGTACTGTGTTATAGCTAACAAATTTCCTCTTCAAAGCCTAAG TATCAAGCATAGGACAGCAATTCTTCAGAGAGGACTTGCTGATCGTTCTTTGGCTGTTTCGAAGGAGTGTTTAAAGTTAATGACAGATCAGTGGCTTGTAAAGTGCTGCAATGGAGATCCTGTACAACTTCTCAAGTATCTCGATGTTGAAACCTATGAATCAGTTGGGGAGTCTGTTATGGAGTCCCTTCTAAAAGCCGATTTAGTGAAACTGCATAAGGTGGAAAGTATACAACAGTACATATTACGAACATCAGCAAATGAAGGAAGTGAAG GAGATTCAGCGGATTGTTCTGTTAGTATCAAGCTAATGGAACCTGAGGTCTCTCTTTATTGGAGGATGGTGTGCAAACATTTGCAGATGGAAGCACAA GGAAAAGGTTCTGATGCTGCTGCTACAATGGGCACTGAAGCAGCTATATATGCTGCGGAAGCTTCAGACAACAATGATTTGTTAGATAGAATTCTTCCTGAAACTGTCTCTGATTACATAGATTTGGTCAAAGCTCATATTGATGCAG GGGTGAACTACCACTTTGCATCTCGACAGCTATTATTGCTTGGTGAAATGCTTGATTTTTCTGATGCTACAATCAGGAAGATTGCTAGCTCCTTTGTGCAGGACTTATTGCACATGCCTCTTGAACATGAAGTGGATGATGAAGGCAACAAAGTTGCTATTGGAGATGGCATAAATCTTGGTGGTGACCGAGATTGGGCAATTGCAGTGGCAAGGTTGGCAAGGAAGGTTCACTCTGCTGCTGGTGAATTTGAAGAAGTTATTCTTGGGGTTGTGCAAGAGCTTGCACGTCCTTGCAGGGAGAGAACTGCTGACTTTATAAACTGGATGCACTGCCTTGCTGTTACTGGTCTTCTCTTGGAAAATGCAAAATCGTTCCATTGGGCTGTTGAACCTACTGAACTGCTTCAATCATTGCTGCTTCCTGGG GCAAAACATGTTCACTTGGATGTGCAGAGGGTATCTGTCCGATGCCTAGGGCTGTTTGGGTTGTTAGAGAATAAACCTAGTGAAGAACTAATAAAGCAGTTGAGGATATCCTATGTTAAGGGCCCTTCTCCAATTAGCACAGTTGCTTGTAAGGCATTATTTGATATTGGGATGTGGCATGGTCCTCAGGAAGTTGATAGGGCCTTGGGACTGAACCTTTCATCACAGCTTGAAGTAGATGCTATGCCATCTGATCCTGTAAACTTTTCTGAGACAGATGGAGcttcaaatatgaaattggtCGATCTCTTATATGCTGGATTTACAACAGATAATAGGGCCAGAGCTctagaaaatgatgaaaatgaatctGTCCAAGCTGTTCTTGGAGAGGGCTTTGCCAAGATTCTTCTTCTGAGTGAGAAGTATCCAAGTATTCCTGCTTCATCTCATCCTTTGCTCTTATCCAAGCTGATTAGCTTGTATTTCAGTAATGAATCAAAGGACCTCCAGAG aTTGAAACAGTGTTTATCTGTTTTTTTCGAGCATTATGCTTCTCTCTCAGAAAATCACAAG AAGCGTTTGTCTAAGGCTTTCATTCCTGTCATGCGTTCTATGTGGCCTGGAATAGATGACAATCCTGGTGGTTCTTCTTATACGGTCTCCAACATGCGTAAGCGTGCCATACAAGCTTCAAGATTCATGCTACAGATGATGCAAACTCCCCTATATGCAAAGGGGACTGAAGCAGAGGATGATAATGGTTGTAATGGATCACCAGAAATCATAGATGGCCCTTCACAGCCTTCAGTAGAATGCGGAGAAGAGGGACTTGCAATACGCATAGCCACAGAG GTGTTGAGGTTTCCAGCAAAGAAGACATCTGCAGAGAGGTCATATGTTGCGGCTCTTTGCAGAATACTTGCCTCTCTCCATTTCTGTTTATCAGAACAAGTACCAGTAAAGATAATGAGGAGACTTTTAAGTCGTGTGTGTGAATCTGTTTTAAGCGAGAAAGATATTCTAAAGGAGTTGAAGCTGATGGCTGAACGTCTTGAAGGACTAGATAGAAATCCAGATCAGGATTTATCGGAAGATGAAGTTAAGTATATTTTCG GAAAGTTGGAGCTGGAATTCAACTTGGATGTTGATGGTTCCACTGCAGTTCCACAAACCCCAGCGCCATGCTCAGCTAGACCTAATCGTTCAAGGAGACGAGTGAGACGTGAAGAAGTTAGTTCTGGCGAAGAAAATTCACCTCCCTGTGTTAAGTCTGTGGTTCCTAGCAATGGTGGCACTATAGGTCCTCGCTCACAAAGGGCAAGCAAGACTGCAGCAATGACCAAGATAACAAGAAGTAAAGCTGTAAGGATAGAAGAAGAAGGTTTTCATGAAGACGACGATGAAGATTCAGAAGTTACAGCTGAGGATTCTGATGAATCAGATGAGCTCACCGAATAA